In Saccharomycodes ludwigii strain NBRC 1722 chromosome III, whole genome shotgun sequence, one DNA window encodes the following:
- the NHP10 gene encoding Nhp10p (similar to Saccharomyces cerevisiae YDL002C | NHP10 | Non-Histone Protein), which yields MTMSLSLEVKDQPRKKREEKQQQTGNNPNGETNKDLKDKIIKLQESNEVLALTVQRTRLSVRRLRFQYASLLERLQDRIDRDPILSCEEPLPTLQNFKEQLKKAQFPNMQNGANGTTGTTNRISLYSKRKLARAKRDPNMPKRPTNAYLFFCEMNKEKLREKYGATSDMSKCLTDAWKSLDEEARKPYYDMYNEDKKRYQKAMSIYMANKENSENVKGGDHKEEKITQTTKTEPMDSNFTDNTVSLNGKGIEEDGDIEMNDDEEEAEAEEEEEEEEEEEEEEEEEEEEEAEEEEAEEEEAEEEEAEEEEAEEEEADEKVEEEGGDDTGTDVETRPENGSSIGDNEKEKKEEEEEEEGEKEKNNDNINDKGDMEGQREEDNIGVKEKVDIIRQDIKGTTKGEEEEEHKEEKKQDKTSNEIIEEEEKKG from the coding sequence ATGACAATGAGTCTATCTTTAGAAGTGAAAGATCAGCCAAGAAAAAAACGAGaggaaaaacaacaacaaactGGTAACAATCCTAACGGAGAAACCAACAAGGATTTGaaagataaaattataaagcTACAGGAAAGTAACGAAGTATTAGCTTTAACAGTACAACGAACAAGATTATCTGTTAGAAGACTTCGTTTTCAGTATGCGTCCCTATTGGAACGTTTGCAAGACAGAATTGACAGAGATCCAATTTTAAGTTGCGAGGAACCTCTACCAACGCTGCAAAATTTCAAAGAACAACTAAAAAAGGCCCAATTCCCAAATATGCAAAATGGAGCCAACGGGACCACTGGGACCACTAATCGTATTAGTCTGTATAGCAAAAGAAAACTAGCTAGGGCTAAAAGAGACCCCAATATGCCTAAAAGGCCAACCAAtgcttatttatttttttgtgaaaTGAACAAGGAAAAATTGAGAGAAAAATATGGGGCAACAAGTGATATGTCCAAATGTTTAACTGATGCCTGGAAAAGCTTGGACGAGGAGGCTAGAAAACCCTATTATGATATGTACAATGAAGATAAAAAGAGATACCAGAAGGCAATGTCGATTTACATGGCGAACAAAGAAAACAGTGAGAATGTAAAAGGTGGTGACcataaagaagaaaaaataacacaGACAACAAAAACCGAACCTATGGACTCAAATTTTACCGATAACACTGTAAGTCTAAACGGAAAAGGTATAGAAGAAGATGGTGATATAGAAATGAATGACGATGAGGAAGAAGCAGAagcagaagaagaagaagaggaagaagaagaagaagaagaagaagaggaggaggaggaagaagaagaggcagaggaagaagaggcagaggaagaagaggcagaggaagaagaggcagaggaagaagaggcagaggaagaagaggcAGATGAAAAAGTGGAAGAAGAGGGGGGTGATGACACTGGTACCGATGTTGAAACAAGACCAGAAAACGGAAGCAGTATCGGTGACAAcgaaaaagagaaaaaagaagaagaagaagaagaagaaggagaaaaagagaaaaataatgataatatcaATGATAAAGGCGATATGGAAGGACAACGTGAAGAAGATAATATTGGAGTGAAAGAAAAGGTGGATATTATTCGACAAGACATTAAAGGTACTACTAAAGgtgaagaagaggaagagcATAAGgaggaaaaaaagcaaGACAAAACTTCAAATGAAATtattgaagaagaagaaaaaaaaggataa